Proteins encoded in a region of the Ziziphus jujuba cultivar Dongzao chromosome 3, ASM3175591v1 genome:
- the LOC107422936 gene encoding 1-aminocyclopropane-1-carboxylate oxidase homolog 3-like — translation MVVTSSKHIEHDGESIYDRQSELKALYDSKTGVKGLVDAGLVKIPRIFIHDQQNLSKPNNGDDQQKFSIPVIDLQGIDEDPFSRKRVIDQVGYACENWGFFQVVNHGISLELLDKMVDGIRRFHEQDPELKKEFYSRDYTNRRAKFNTNFDLYQAPATNWRDTLSCVLAPRAPNPDDLPEVCREIILDYSDKVMALGSALFQLLSEALGLPPSYLNDIGCSEGLFFLGHYYPPCPEPDLTLGTSNHSDSSFLTVLLQDQIGGLQVLHENQWVNVTPIHGALVINLGDLLQLVTNDRFLSVNHRVLAQNACSRVSVASFFRTHVPPENSSRLYGPIKELTAKENPPIYRETTVKDFVQHYYTKGLNGVSALEYFKL, via the exons atggtagTAACAAGCTCCAAACACATTGAACATGATGGTGAATCCATTTATGACAGACAAAGTGAACTAAAGGCTTTATATGACTCAAAAACCGGTGTAAAAGGATTAGTAGATGCTGGTTTGGTGAAAATCCCAAGAATTTTCATCCATGACCAGCAAAATCTCAGCAAACCCAATAATGGTGATGATCAGCAAAAGTTCAGCATCCCGGTTATAGACTTGCAAGGCATAGATGAAGATCCATTTTCACGTAAAAGGGTAATAGACCAAGTTGGATATGCATGtgaaaattggggattttttcAGGTGGTCAACCATGGAATTTCTCTGGAACTTTTGGATAAGATGGTTGACGGAATTCGTAGATTCCATGAACAAGATCCTGAGCTTAAGAAAGAGTTTTACTCTCGGGATTATACGAATAGAAGGGCTAAGTTTAACACCAATTTTGATTTGTATCAAGCTCCAGCAACAAATTGGAGGGACACTTTGAGTTGTGTTTTGGCTCCTCGAGCTCCAAATCCTGATGATTTGCCTGAAGTCTGTAG GGAAATTATACTGGATTACTCGGACAAAGTAATGGCATTAGGGTCTGCTCTATTCCAACTTTTATCAGAGGCACTTGGGCTCCCACCCAGCTACCTGAACGACATTGGATGTTCAGAGGGTCTTTTTTTTCTGGGTCATTATTACCCACCATGCCCTGAACCAGATCTCACACTGGGTACAAGTAACCATTCAGATAGTAGCTTCCTCACTGTGCTTCTTCAAGACCAAATCGGTGGACTCCAAGTCCTCCATGAAAATCAATGGGTCAATGTCACTCCCATTCATGGAGCTTTGGTCATAAATCTTGGAGATCTATTACAG CTAGTCACAAACGACAGGTTTCTAAGTGTAAATCATAGGGTGCTGGCACAGAATGCTTGTTCAAGAGTTTCTGTAGCAAGTTTTTTCAGAACACATGTTCCACCAGAAAATAGTTCAAGATTGTATGGACCTATTAAGGAGTTGACAGCAAAAGAAAATCCACCAATTTACAGGGAAACCACTGTGAAAGATTTTGTCCAACACTACTACACCAAAGGACTCAATGGGGTCTCTGCACTTGAATATTTCAAGCTATGA